The sequence below is a genomic window from Dermacentor andersoni chromosome 6, qqDerAnde1_hic_scaffold, whole genome shotgun sequence.
TGTTTGTGAGTGCATGTATATGTGTGTGTTCATGTGCGTGCATTTCTGTAGATGTTTGTACATGCGTATGTCTGTTGTCTGTGCGTGCTTCAGTGTTCGTGTCTGCGTGTTTGTTGGCTGTGCGTTGCTTGCGGCCTACCTTGGAGGTGGACACGTCGAAGATGCCCGCCATGGTGAGCAAGCGCGGCCCGATCCAGTGGCCGTTGTGCATGAGCTGGTGAGCGTCGGTCACTCCATCCCATTCGCGCGCCGCCATGTCGACGCCCCGGGGCTGCTTGAAGTACACGTAGTACGGCTGCTTGTTGCCGTTCGTCTCGTTCTTCCACTCGAAAAACCTGCTGCCGAAAAAGCGAACGTGGTTGCACTCGGCACAGCTTCTACGCCACGCGGACGGAAGCGCATTTCTCCCGCTTCTGGTTGCGGCTTTCGCTACATGTCATCACGCAAGCGTGgagcgtaataaaaaaaaaaagtaaagctctATCCAGTTTCATGCACAGGAAAGAATACTAAATTCAGGGGTGGAACTAACAGTCTTCCAGTTCAGTGCTTGAGTACCTAGAACCAAGTGAACAATGAATAGCCTTCGTGCAAATTATTTAGGCCTATAATTTACTAGTTATCGTTTAGCAGCCAAGGGCTCGAAAAGTTACGCGGCCTGCACAAATTATCTATCCGATTGTCTCATTACAGTAGCAAAATAATGCGCAGCTATTTGGCCAAAAGAGGTATAAAGAAAGGCTCTCAGAGCTACGTTATTTACCTTATACTTCATTCATATCTGCATTGTTTATCACCAAACGCAAGTTTGTGTGACCAATCCCTGCCGACAATAGCCGGTGCTCAGGGGCCGCTGATACGGCGCAGCTGTTCAAATAACTGAACTTTTTTTATTAGACACGTCGCTAATTATACGTAATCGGCATTCAACAGGCCCAGGTCAGGCAATGCACGCAAACTTTTATTTTCCTGAGACACAACAAAACCTTAGTGACGCCAACGCCTCCTGAAGTCGGTTCTTACAGTCAACCGGTATGTTGCTATTctgaaaaaaaagtatttttttgaCCAGCTGGCATGGTCGCATGCTCACATCAGCAAATCCATGAACGTGGACAAGGAATCCGTATCTCAGCAGTTTCCTCTGATAAAATCGCCCTTTGTTCACGTAAGCATAAATATACAGGTTTAACACCGCATGACAGTTTCTGGCGTTGGGTTTTTCATGCTGGATTGTCGTGTTATCTGGTGGTATTTGAAATGTGCAACACATTCATCTTTTTTAGTCGTCGGAGAAATCGCAGCCGTATGTCCTACACAAAAGTACACATCTGTAAAACTGGTGGCAACAAAATCGTTACGCGCTTGACATATACAGTGTCGCCTGCATCTAGCTTTGTGTTACGCCACAATATATTAGCTTGTTATTTCTGGTTTAATCATGAAGTTGATGGAAGCCGTTGTTCACAAGGGTGGACATTGGGTCCGAGGAGGCCATAAGAATATATTAAAAAACATTCCTTTCAGGAGACTCAAAGTGCAATGGGTGTCCCATCCCGACCGCTGTGAGGCATGCAGGGTACGCACACTGTAGGAGTCATGCACTAGGTGCGCGCTCGAACTGCACCCGCTGTACGCGACCGTCTTTTGCATCTTTCATATGTTTTACTGTATGCTGTACTCAAGAAATAAATCTCAATGCAAGTCAACTTAAGGTTGAAAGAGCGCCCCCTTTTTTCGAAATGTTTCTTCACTACCTGTGGTTTCGTGAAATGGCGAGCAAATGAAGTGCTTTGTTGTTTACTCGATGCAGAATGAAGCGCTGTCGTTCAAGAGAGTATCTTTGAacagaaaagaaacaatgaagCAAGAAACCGTGTGTTCGTACAAACCCACACATACAATCAGACTTTGCAGACGACGTTGCAGACGATTCTCCGCGACGTTAAGAGACCAATGTCACTGTGACCGTGTTCAGCGCCAGAGGTGAGGCGCAAACTAAAGCGAAAGCGTTATCGAAAAATTTAGGCCAAATTGGATTGGTTAATTACATTTATTTAAGAATGGTGGAAGGAAATGTAACTTGAAAAAgcgtaagtttgggcatgttggtatacAACAACTTTTCTAACTCGTCGCTTTTCGTGCGATAAAAACGTAAAAGTTATGAAATGTAACTGTTAACGCTAATGGAGACTTGCGAAGCCAGAGAAAACGCAAGAAGGAAAGATGGATGTCGACTCCACGATATTGAAGTTGTCTAACCGGCTTCCCGTAACGTCATGAATTTTGGCAGCGTCTGCTCTATAGACCatacatttatttgtttattattattattattattattattattattattattattattattattattattattattattattattattattattattattattattattattattattattatattacagTCTAAAGAAACGAAACACTCAAGCCGTAGAGTTCTGGGAATTGTTCCTGCACAAAAGTCGCCTGAATGAGAgaggataggatagggataacattaataaagtgccggcaaacgacgctTTAACGCGTCGTGACTTTAAAATCAACGACGTTACGTTGACATGCCAAGGCTGAGATTTGAGCGAGGTATTCGAAAATAAAGTTTTCGATTCATTTGCACCGCTACTGATCAACCTTCCTCggccaaataaatgaaaaaagggCGTTTTTATAGAAAACTTCAACCTCGTAATCAGATTCAGTGTTGCCACCTTCGCTGTCTGACTTCCCGGATAGGTGAAGGACCAGAGGGATGCAGCTTTTATTGCGCTATCCCGATCACTTAAATATGTACGCCAGTGCATAGCTGCTCAACTCCTTATATATCCATATAACTCGTGTTTATGAAGGCCCCCCTAAACTGCAAGAACAAAGAGCGTGCTGACAACTTTTGTAAATTTCTGTAGAGTCGCATGTCATGTGGATATCGAAACAAGATAGAGGTGCGCAGGGGAGCTATTCTTTAGGAGTCCGCCTAGtgaacatgtccatttcgtctgctgttgaagttccgATTGGttgggctgggctgcgcgtccgccgcaaccaggcgccacagccaataaGTACTTCAGCAGTAGGCAAAATGGACaggtccactaagtggactcttacagaaaaTACCTCCCCTGAGAAGGCAAAGGCTTTGCGCGATTACAGTGGTCGAGCACGGAATGCCGCCGGAGCCAGCGTTTGGACAAGGGGACtcgtcttcgtcagggcagcagCCGATTTCTCTTTACAGTGACTATATATCTCACTCACTCCCACCGCCACAGGGGAAAGAGAACAAGGGTGTCCGTACGGGGGTAGGTCTCGCAACCCTTCATTATCCTACGCCACTCGGGGTAAGGGAGAGTGGGGTAAACGCTGCAAAGCGATAGCAGTTGCTGGCCTGGCGATGGCAAGCttccttgtcgaaacattggctccagagGACAGTTAGGGCACAGTCGATCATGTCACGTGGATGGGTCGGCAAACTGCGAACGCCCCGGGGCCCGTAGTCAGCGTAGTATATGCGACATGTACGCACCCTTCGGCGACGACCACGCAGCGCCTCTCGGCGGCGATGGCACCCTTGAAGCTGCGCCGGTCCATGCAGCTCTCTAGGCGGCAGTTGACCGTGTTGAAGATGAAGTTCTGCGGCTCGCCAGAGAACCAGGAAGGGACGAGTCCCCAGCGCATGGGACTCATCATGATCCGGTGGCCCGTGCGGCCCCTGGCGCTCTTGGGGACGTGGACGCTGCTCAGCATCACCGGGCTGCACGCAGCGATGGAGCGACAGCAATGCACGTAAATATGGAAGGCGCGCAACCGCAGAGCTTCCCAAAGATTGCCAGAGAGAACTCTGACGCTATGATCATTGAGCATGGGAACTATGGGTATAGTACATGCATTTGTTTAATCTTCGTGCTTTGCGGCTGCAAACGATCTTGCGACGGGATTTATTACGCTTTAGCTTTCTAAATTTTCCAAGCGCTCTGCAATCAGCCTTTGCACACACGCGGTATCACTGCGAATTGCTGCATTCATAGGGCAAATACGCCTTTGAAAATTATCAATTTGCAAAGCCCTAAcgctgtttgaagccagaaagggCGAAGCTTAGGTAAACCCACGTATTGACCGTCGTTCTCATGCTCGCCGAACCGCCATGTCTGCAGCTCCCGCAACCACTAGCACAAAACTTCCATGTACTAATTCCTGCAGGAAAACTTCCTGCCGCTATGCACACAAaaagcgtgtgcgtgtgtgcaaatGCTACACGCACATTGCACATGAAGTATACACAGCGCGTCGGTGCCACTCACTGGTAGTTCCGGGGAGAGATGTTGTACGAGGGCCGGTACTCGCCGCGGCTGTTGAGGTCCACCCACTTGGGGTTGCAGAAGCGACCGTCGTCATCCTGATACTGGCAGGCGTGCAGTAGCGACGCCTTGCTCAGGGCGCTGTCAGGAGGGGAAGGCCGTTCATAGGAACGCATAGCTCTGTGTCACGCTCTGAACGCATCTTGTTATAAAACGTATAACAcgggattaaaaaagaaaaaaaaggaaaaggaaacgaAATATCTTGGAAGGCGATTTAATCTATAGctgaagtcgatgaaagacagTCTTCCTGACCAAGGTGCAAATAAGAATGGGATGCACGAACCGTACAATTTATTTTGAGAGCCGCACCGAAGTGGCGACGTTTAATCGACGTCAACTATACGTTAAATCGCCTTGCAAATATTTTCGTCAGTtatcatcattaccatcatctTGATCACCATCAGTAATCAACGACATCACCATCGTAGTCACCACGTACCCAGTGACCACCGGGGCACATACCCTGTGGCCCATACCTAGTGACCCCAGTGGCACTTACAGTTGGGCTGCACTATATCCGGGAAGGGTCCACGAAAGAGCTTAGAAACCACGCATacatcacaataaaaaaaaaaagggggggggggggtaattcgCCAAGAAAGACTCCGTCTTtcaaaaaaaatttggaggacgcttttaaagggacactaaaggttaagaTTGAGTCAACTTGAActattgaaataccatcccagaaacctggAAACGCTTGTTTTATGCGAAGGCGAGACTTatgagaaaatgcgttctgaagcgtcc
It includes:
- the LOC126523364 gene encoding abasic site processing protein HMCES-like isoform X1 — its product is MRSYERPSPPDSALSKASLLHACQYQDDDGRFCNPKWVDLNSRGEYRPSYNISPRNYHPVMLSSVHVPKSARGRTGHRIMMSPMRWGLVPSWFSGEPQNFIFNTVNCRLESCMDRRSFKGAIAAERRCVVVAEGFFEWKNETNGNKQPYYVYFKQPRGVDMAAREWDGVTDAHQLMHNGHWIGPRLLTMAGIFDVSTSKDVLYSYSILTMDAPRYLQWLHNRVPVILDGEEAVASWLDPNYTFEELTYSVRCPPNLVCHPVSPTVSKVTNNTVACVLPYHTEEHKGNNVVARPKKRASKSPSKPVKKAHRSRSRSSAMSASYRSSSSSTRSHRRSRSRAATRKRSKTRHRTASDSSERRQRKHSHKRSDSRRHGRSY
- the LOC126523364 gene encoding abasic site processing protein HMCES-like isoform X3 translates to MRSYERPSPPDSALSKASLLHACQYQDDDGRFCNPKWVDLNSRGEYRPSYNISPRNYHPVMLSSVHVPKSARGRTGHRIMMSPMRWGLVPSWFSGEPQNFIFNTVNCRLESCMDRRSFKGAIAAERRCVVVAEGFFEWKNETNGNKQPYYVYFKQPRGVDMAAREWDGVTDAHQLMHNGHWIGPRLLTMAGIFDVSTSKDVLYSYSILTMDAPRYLQWLHNRVPVILDGEEAVASWLDPNYTFEEAQGKQRGGQAQEACLQIALQARQEGSQEPLPVIRDVGQLPLLVVEHPLPPPLPLQGGDAEALQDAPPHSFRLLGATPTQALAQTQRLPSPWPLVLRGVR
- the LOC126523364 gene encoding abasic site processing protein HMCES-like isoform X2 encodes the protein MCGRMACALSKASLLHACQYQDDDGRFCNPKWVDLNSRGEYRPSYNISPRNYHPVMLSSVHVPKSARGRTGHRIMMSPMRWGLVPSWFSGEPQNFIFNTVNCRLESCMDRRSFKGAIAAERRCVVVAEGFFEWKNETNGNKQPYYVYFKQPRGVDMAAREWDGVTDAHQLMHNGHWIGPRLLTMAGIFDVSTSKDVLYSYSILTMDAPRYLQWLHNRVPVILDGEEAVASWLDPNYTFEELTYSVRCPPNLVCHPVSPTVSKVTNNTVACVLPYHTEEHKGNNVVARPKKRASKSPSKPVKKAHRSRSRSSAMSASYRSSSSSTRSHRRSRSRAATRKRSKTRHRTASDSSERRQRKHSHKRSDSRRHGRSY